A portion of the Magnolia sinica isolate HGM2019 chromosome 17, MsV1, whole genome shotgun sequence genome contains these proteins:
- the LOC131231517 gene encoding uncharacterized protein LOC131231517, producing MAHANQRERSTTAMHSSKRMERINRPQKKVELEKEVAKLNKMLDYEERVHEILEHASHGHVSSIPSFLPPKMKELLAELAMVEEEITRLEREISNLQQILTHDQKFLNGSKSKQWPHESLSFLEPLDRSMTPHPRATIKPKWTHERLPSEARALFFINQAIKGDYISSRFARDNEKIENSIGAVDHKEGQRDVRSREKLSRKSGIIEKPSMQKIPPRHSTGKPIELDPEIPFNLLRKSFSDSSPFEENIQKLQPNKLSESIVKCLVCIFMRLIRTSRAMELEKSGPITRSTHPSPSSRSFRSENALNLKASSTVSREMGQQDPYGIFAFEDSLPRDIGPYKNFARFTSSSLDVKNISSSIPLLRKLRVLMSNLYNVDLRFLTYHQKLAFWINMYNACIMHGFLQYGLPSNSEKVLALMNKAVLNIGGNQLNALAIEHFILRQPTTVKEVHWYGEKNDKDDIVHSIYGLEYPEPNVMFALSCGSRSSPAVRIYTADGISAELEKSKLEYLQASIVVTTTKRLMVPKLLLWNMANFAKDMDSLLEWTCNQLPASGSLKKSMVECLRRQNSGKISDVNEITPYDFEFQYLLAV from the exons ATGGCCCATGCAAATCAAAGGGAGAGATCGACGACAGCTATGCATTCGTCAAAG aGAATGGAGAGaattaataggccacaaaagaAGGTGGAGCTTGAAAAAGAG GTGGCCAAGCTGAATAAGATGCTGGATTATGAGGAAAGGGTGCATGAAATATTGGAACATGCATCTCATGGGCATGTTAGCTCCATCCCAAGCTTTCTTCCCCCCAAG ATGAAAGAGCTCCTAGCAGAGCTAGCAATGGTAGAGGAGGAGATTACCCGGCTCGAACGTGAAATCAGCAACCTTCAACAAATTCTAACTCATGATCAAAAGTTCTTGAATGGAtcaaaatccaaacaatggccACATGAAAGCCTGAGCTTCCTTGAACCGCTGGATCGGTCCATGACGCCACATCCAAGGGCCACAATCAAACCCAAATGGACACATGAAAGGCTGCCATCAGAAGCTCGTGCTTTGTTCTTCATAAACCAAGCTATTAAAGGTGACTACATATCTAGCCGTTTTGCAAGGGACaatgaaaagattgaaaattcAATAGGAGCCGTTGATCATAAAGAAGGCCAAAGGGATGTTAGATCTAGAGAGAAGCTTTCAAGGAAGAGTGGAATAATAGAGAAGCCATCCATGCAGAAGATCCCCCCCAGGCATTCAACGGGCAAG CCAATTGAACTTGATCCAGAGATCCCCTTCAACTTGCTTCGAAAATCTTTCTCCGATTCAAGCCCATTCGAAGAGAATATTCAAAAGTTGCAGCCAAACAAGTTATCTGAGAGTATTGTGAAGTGTTTGGTTTGCATTTTCATGCGACTAATCAGAACATCGAGAGCAATGGAACTAGAGAAATCTGGCCCAATAACTCGATCCACTCACCCGTCTCCAAGTTCGCGAAGCTTTCGATCTGAGAATGCCTTAAACTTGAAGGCAAGCAGCACAGTCTCACGTGAAATGGGCCAGCAAGACCCATATGGAATTTTCGCCTTTGAAGATTCCCTCCCAAGGGACATTGGCCCTTACAAAAATTTTGCTAGATTCACATCAAGTTCATTGGACGTGAAGAACATTTCTAGCTCTATTCCTTTGCTAAGAAAGTTAAG GGTCTTAATGAGCAATCTCTACAATGTAGATTTGAGATTTTTGACTTACCATCAGAAGTTGgctttttggatcaatatgtacAATGCTTGTATCATGCAT GGATTTCTCCAATATGGGCTTCCCTCAAATTCAGAAAAAGTGCTTGCACTGATGAATAAG GCGGTGCTCAACATTGGAGGAAACCAACTGAATGCTCTTGCAATAGAGCATTTTATTTTAAGGCAACCAACTACAGTAAAAGAA GTTCACTGGTATGGTGAAAAGAATGACAAAGACGATATTGTCCATAGCATCTATGGACTCGAGTATCCAGAACCCAACGTCATGTTTGCTCTTTCTTGTGGGAGTAGATCTTCTCCAGCT GTTAGGATATACACAGCAGATGGTATTTCAGCGGAATTGGAGAAATCAAAACTAGAATACTTGCAAGCCTCAATCGTGGTAACTACCACAAAAAGGCTCATGGTTCCAAAGCTTTTGTTATGGAACATGGCCAATTTTGCAAAAGATATGGATTCATTATTAGAGTGGACTTGCAACCAATTGCCTGCTTCTGGATCTTTgaagaaatcaatggtggagtgCTTGAGACGACAAAATAGTGGAAAGATATCAGATGTCAATGAAATAACACCATATGATTTTGAATTTCAGTATTTATTAGCTGTGTGA